One window of the Doryrhamphus excisus isolate RoL2022-K1 chromosome 10, RoL_Dexc_1.0, whole genome shotgun sequence genome contains the following:
- the LOC131137502 gene encoding potassium/sodium hyperpolarization-activated cyclic nucleotide-gated channel 3-like isoform X3: MLLLMMGNLIILPVGITFFRDENTASWIIFNVVSDTLFMVDLVLNFRTGIVKEDSTEILLDPRAIRQNYLKSWFLVDFVSSIPVDYIFLMVDSLDSEVYRTARALRIVRFTKILSLLRLLRLSRLIRYIHQWEEIFHMTYDLASAMVRIVNLIGMMLLLCHWDGCLQFLVPMLQDFPPDCWVSKNLMVNDTWGVQYSYALFKAMSHMLCIGYGAQAPEGMTDVWLTMLSMIVGATCYAMFIGHATALIQSLDSSRRQYQEKYKQVEQYMSFHKLPADVRQKIHEYYEHRFQGKMFDEENILGELSEPLKEEIVSFNCRSLVANMPLFANADPNFVTAVLTKLRFEVFQPADFIIREGTVGRKMYFIQHGRVSVLTRGNKETKLSDGSYFGEICLLTRGRRTASVRADTYCRLYSLSVDSFNEVLEEHPMMRRAFETVAVDRLDRIGRKNSMLLRKSSQGGSLGGSTGRGGGRGGGGPGAGLAAGGLGSCDSILVQQIVKHDSMPAMQDAIAAAAAGRSGVMAGSGTMSPRPRPIIWAPLVHAPLQTAAATSNVAIALMHQQQQQLQQLQQQQHALGGAFFLPSPLISPSPSSSFPLSPPRAPVLQPLRPSVSSLIGMMAMSGMGGLSPRGFPASPSMMGPPGGLASPPVAKTPPTSASSVPTSAQQGRTLHYNLRLQADHLPAGGGSVANPPGGGGASTPPLNKIQTPNPSATPGGPLDNSAPVSSQQGAKEALLRHGGNSCQGLPALGRLTQEARLLSASQPTLPHRSWAGVQPHPPLHRKASGGNLLAAPFLAGQLARGGSAGILTSNPAVPPAGNMTQLQQQAPPSIQPAMYMPSAPGTPPSPTLMISQTPRPKPAPAGPSRSSSPPPCSTPPSTGTTPLLFSMSRPKPMATPSPRSSSPSPSSTPPPSCVSTPVPLPQTFGAKSSLSSSPPSPAVTSSVPPQSARVKASSTPPTASPLSGPSPAPTPIPSPTMTPRQTQTLAPPSPPTSNPSLSKSPSPTSCLQPSVFGAARTPTPSQIPKPSLAPPPASSNSPTKVRFTVHPVKQTLTPSATSALSRPPKSAPSSTKTTASPSDSAAASAHLPKPTPTAAPTHSSKLSAPSSSASAVAAAQSTHAAAPATNTSPKGGKKDPQLSLARKDSEGLRHKLPANM, from the exons ATGTTGCTGCTGATGATGGGCAACCTCATCATCCTCCCGGTGGGCATCACCTTCTTCCGAGACGAGAACACGGCGTCGTGGATCATCTTCAACGTGGTCTCCGATACGCTCTTCATGGTGGATCTGGTGCTCAACTTCCGCACCGGCATCGTGAAGGAGGACAGCACGGAGATACTGCTGGACCCCAG GGCCATCCGCCAGAACTACCTGAAGAGCTGGTTCCTCGTGGACTTTGTGTCGTCCATCCCGGTGGACTACATCTTCCTGATGGTGGACAGTCTGGACTCTGAGGTGTACCGCACGGCCAGGGCGCTGCGCATCGTCCGCTTCACCAAAATCCTCAGCCTGCTGCGACTGCTCCGCCTCTCCAGACTCATCCGATACATCCACCAGTGGGAGGAG ATCTTCCACATGACCTACGACCTTGCCAGCGCCATGGTGAGGATCGTCAACCTGATCGGCatgatgctgctgctgtgcCACTGGGACGGGTGCCTGCAGTTCCTGGTCCCCATGCTGCAGGACTTCCCTCCGGACTGCTGGGTGTCCAAGAACCTGATGGTG AACGACACGTGGGGCGTGCAGTACTCGTACGCGCTCTTCAAGGCCATGAGCCACATGTTGTGCATCGGCTACGGCGCCCAGGCCCCGGAGGGCATGACGGACGTGTGGCTCACCATGCTCAGCATGATCGTGGGCGCCACCTGCTACGCCATGTTCATCGGCCACGCCACCGCCCTCATTCAGTCGCTGGACTCGTCTCGGCGGCAGTACCAGGAGAAG tacaAGCAGGTGGAACAGTACATGTCCTTCCACAAACTTCCTGCCGACGTGCGGCAAAAGATCCACGAGTACTACGAGCACCGCTTCCAGGGCAAAATGTTCGACGAGGAGAACATCCTGGGGGAGCTGAGCGAGCCCCTCAAAGAg GAGATCGTGAGCTTCAACTGCCGCAGCCTGGTGGCCAACATGCCGCTGTTCGCCAACGCCGACCCCAACTTTGTGACCGCCGTGCTCACCAAGCTGCGTTTCGAGGTCTTCCAGCCGGCCGACTTCATTATCAGGGAGGGGACGGTGGGCAGGAAGATGTACTTCATCCAACACGGGCGGGTCAGCGTCCTCACCAGGGGCAACAAGGAAACCAAACTCAGCGACGGCTCTTATTTTGGAG AAATCTGTTTGCTGACTCGAGGGCGCCGGACGGCGAGCGTGCGTGCCGACACGTACTGCCGTCTGTACTCTCTGAGTGTGGACAGCTTCAACGAGGTGCTGGAGGAGCACCCCATGATGCGGCGGGCCTTCGAGACCGTCGCCGTGGACCGCTTGGACCGTATAG GAAGGAAAAACTCCATGCTACTGAGGAAGTCATCTCAAGGTGGTTCGCTAGGGGGCAGCACGGGCCGCGGCGGGGGCCGGGGCGGAGGGGGCCCGGGGGCGGGCCTGGCGGCAGGCGGCCTGGGCTCCTGCGACAGCATCCTGGTGCAGCAGATAGTTAAACACGACAGCATGCCGGCCATGCAGGACGCCATCGCGGCGGCCGCGGCAGGGAGAAGCGGCGTCATGGCGGGAAGCGGCACCATGTCCCCCAGGCCGCGCCCCATCATCTGGGCGCCCCTGGTTCATGCCCCCTTGCAGACGGCGGCCGCCACCAGCAACGTGGCCATCGCCCTCatgcaccagcagcagcagcagctgcagcagctgcagcagcagcagcatgcgCTGGGGGGCGCGTTCTTCCTGCCCTCCCCTCTTATATCGCCgtcgccctcctcctccttcccgcTCTCGCCTCCCCGTGCGCCCGTCTTGCAACCGCTACGCCCCTCGGTCAGCTCCCTCATCGGGATGATGGCGATGAGCGGGATGGGAGGGTTATCTCCGAGAGGATTCCCCGCCTCCCCGTCCATGATGGGCCCACCCGGCGGGTTGGCGTCCCCGCCGGTGGCCAAAACTCCGCCCACTTCGGCGTCCTCCGTGCCGACGTCTGCCCAACAAGGAAGGACTCTTCACTACAACCTGCGCCTCCAGGCGGATCATCTTCCAGCAGGGGGTGGATCTGTTGCAAACCCgccaggagggggaggagcatcAACTCCACCGTTAAACAAGATACAGACCCCCAACCCCTCTGCCACCCCCGGTGGCCCCTTAGATAACAGCGCCCCCGTGAgcagccagcagggggcaaAGGAAGCTCTTCTGCGGCATGGTGGCAACAGCTGCCAGGGTCTCCCCGCCCTGGGCAGGCTCACCCAGGAGGCCAGGCTGCTGTCGGCGTCGCAGCCCACTTTGCCTCACCGCTCCTGGGCTGGAGTGCAACCTCACCCCCCTCTCCACCGGAAGGCGTCTGGAGGGAATTTACTGGCAGCTCCTTTCCTGGCGGGGCAGTTGGCCCGAGGCGGCAGTGCGGGAATACTGACCTCCAATCCTGCGGTGCCGCCCGCGGGAAATATGACGCAACTGCAACAACAAGCCCCGCCTTCTATTCAGCCCGCTATGTACATGCCTTCTGCCCCGGGCACCCCGCCATCTCCAACCCTGATGATCTCACAGACCCCCCGACCGAAGCCAGCTCCCGCCGGACCGTCTCGCTCCTCCTCGCCGCCTCCTTGCTCCACTCCTCCCTCGACGGGAACAACCCCACTGCTGTTCTCTATGTCCCGCCCCAAACCCATGGCAACGCCTTCCCCTCGCTCTTCGTCCCCCTCGCCGTCCTCCACTCCTCCCCCGTCCTGCGTCTCAACCCCCGTTCCACTACCTCAAACGTTTGGAGCCAAGTCTTCTCTGAGCTCCTCGCCTCCGTCTCCGGCGGTCACCTCCTCCGTACCCCCGCAAAGCGCACGAGTCAAGGCTTCCAGCACGCCGCCCACTGCGTCACCCTTGTCGGGCCCCAGCCCTGCACCGACCCCAATCCCGTCCCCGACCATGACACCCAGACAAACGCAGACACTTGCGCCGCCTTCTCCGCCAACGTCCAACCCGTCCCTCAGCAAATCCCCGAGTCCAACCTCTTGTCTTCAGCCATCTGTCTTTGGTGCTGCCAGGACGCCCACCCCAAGCCAGATCCCCAAACCGTCCCTGGCCCCTCCCCCTGCGAGCAGCAACTCCCCCACCAAAGTCAGGTTCACCGTCCATCCTGTGAAGCAAACCCTGACCCCCAGCGCCACGTCCGCCTTGAGCCGTCCCCCAAAGTCAGCCCCGAGCTCCACCAAGACCACCGCATCTCCGAGTGACTCCGCTGCTGCATCCGCCCACCTCCCGAAACCAACCCCGACCGCCGCCCCCACCCATTCCTCCAAACTCAGTGCGCCTTCCTCGTCGGCATCCGCCGTCGCAGCCGCACAATCGACACACGCCGCCGCCCCGGCTACCAACACCTCCCCGAAGGGCGGCAAAAAGGACCCCCAGCTGTCACTGGCCAGAAAAGACTCGGAGGGGCTGAGACACAAACTCCCTGCTAACATGTAG